The following coding sequences are from one Cyprinus carpio isolate SPL01 chromosome A24, ASM1834038v1, whole genome shotgun sequence window:
- the LOC122135345 gene encoding SKI/DACH domain-containing protein 1-like — MKKMGDLESGFEEMQGVKLGYLVIKGKQMFALSQVFTDLLKNIPRTTVHKRMDHLNVKKHHCDLEELRKLKAINSIAFHAAKCTLISREDVEALYFSCKTERVLKSNKRREKRKNSSEKNCDGKNRTSARSDFWREKVWLSLHGVPQTFSFKNKAVREDPVPRTHFDLPQIYSKSFCRDYQPVTKSASTPFKNYETDQIPDNCVAFNQKHTLFRHVVNRQPLLYQSAIAAQAKHQGNADLLYKRKRKRESSARQFWPRSRRSHPVLVVPKCCKPKVPNGSFSQFHHLEHGLYVDPRHTGHFQESCSSDTESSSVSERVNNDSDFGSSFSTTSNSGTSGEEEEDDDSLSDSSDVSSDEESSSQSDSSSVSSQVSVQSIRFRRARFSSLNTKAPLLLQPTFHYRPNVQNIPTNQGVTTLDCERTGKTEKSDFTPSTDGDAAKEQKFCPVRTCFPDLKQNEGSEAPSCLEFSNDPKTTDSVANRIKDTGLTPNANGNNAFPQQRIPGSANKCSQALISHCVPDKEITVCKSSDGNLSLATNSKREAKTSLKLPSPLKPIKTESEEPISTSGFNNEGNRAVKTPPFLLSKVKIKVEDTFDEYEYANQTPEYQCKDNEADDQRIGIRFKETDHYKATESSVQKHPACNEESRSTLNSPCSDEGESKNGARVRKNYRAILLGKKAESVRTFAKSVAKVDRSPRAAGKFASSEGSNEDCAGASKRKRASPNIASLKKPFRFMANFPSPPSLVIGSDGDLSPAYSFNSSRSNQLPHRSHPVWRWQLGHSVVPPPPSHKFRKASVIP, encoded by the coding sequence ATGAAGAAAATGGGGGACTTGGAATCCGGTTTTGAGGAAATGCAAGGTGTAAAGCTTGGCTATTTGGTTATCAAAGGCAAACAAATGTTTGCCCTTTCTCAAGTCTTCACCGACCTCTTGAAAAATATTCCGCGGACTACTGTACACAAACGTATGGACCATTTAAACGTGAAGAAGCATCACTGTGATTTGGAGGAATTGCGAAAGCTCAAAGCAATAAATTCTATAGCTTTCCATGCAGCTAAATGCACTCTGATTTCAAGAGAGGACGTTGAGGCACTGTATTTTTCATGTAAAACTGAGCGGGTATTGAAATCAAACAAAAGAagggaaaagagaaaaaattcCTCAGAAAAAAATTGCGATGGCAAAAACCGCACCTCTGCCAGAAGTGACTTTTGGAGAGAGAAAGTTTGGTTGAGTTTGCATGGCGTTCCTCAGACTTTCTCATTCAAAAATAAAGCTGTTCGAGAGGACCCCGTCCCTCGCACTCACTTCGATCTACCTCAAATTTACAGTAAATCCTTCTGCCGTGACTACCAACCGGTCACGAAGTCGGCATCTACACCCTTTAAAAACTATGAAACCGATCAGATACCTGACAACTGTGTGGCTTTTAATCAGAAACATACGCTTTTTCGGCACGTTGTGAATCGGCAGCCGCTGCTCTATCAGTCCGCCATTGCAGCGCAGGCAAAGCACCAAGGCAACGCAGACCTACTTTACAAAAGGAAGAGGAAGCGCGAGAGCAGCGCAAGGCAGTTTTGGCCGAGGAGCAGACGAAGCCATCCGGTTTTGGTCGTCCCAAAGTGCTGTAAACCAAAAGTTCCCAACGGATCTTTTAGCCAGTTTCACCACCTCGAGCATGGATTGTACGTCGATCCTCGGCACACTGGACATTTTCAGGAAAGCTGCAGCAGCGACACGGAATCTAGCTCCGTCTCAGAACGGGTGAACAACGATTCGGATTTCGGGTCGAGTTTTTCTACCACCAGCAACTCCGGGACTTcgggtgaggaggaggaggacgacgACTCTCTGTCGGATTCTTCAGATGTCAGCAGCGATGAAGAGAGCTCCTCTCAGTCTGATTCGAGCTCTGTGTCCAGTCAGGTTTCAGTGCAGAGTATTCGTTTCAGGCGTGCGAGGTTCTCAAGTCTCAACACAAAAGCACCTCTGCTCTTACAGCCAACTTTTCACTACAGGCCTAACGTGCAGAACATCCCCACTAACCAAGGAGTAACTACTTTGGATTGTGAACGAACTGGCAAAACTGAGAAATCGGACTTTACACCATCCACGGATGGTGATGCCGCAAAAGAGCAGAAGTTCTGCCCCGTGCGGACATGTTTCCCAGATTTAAAACAAAACGAGGGCTCTGAAGCACCATCATGCCTTGAATTTTCAAATGATCCAAAGACAACAGACTCTGTCGCTAATAGAATTAAAGACACTGGGCTTACACCTAATGCAAATGGAAACAATGCGTTTCCCCAACAAAGAATACCAGGTTCTGCAAACAAATGCTCCCAAGCCTTGATCTCCCACTGTGTTCCGGACAAAGAAATAACGGTTTGTAAGTCTTCTGACGGCAATCTTTCATTAGCAACAAATTCCAAGAGGGAAGCAAAAACTTCCCTCAAACTGCCTTCACCTCTAAAACCTATCAAAACAGAGAGCGAGGAGCCCATAAGTACCTCAGGCTTTAACAATGAGGGCAACAGGGCAGTAAAAACGCCACCATTTTTACTCAGCAAAGTGAAGATTAAAGTCGAGGACACCTTTGACgaatatgaatatgcaaatcaGACTCCGGAATATCAGTGTAAGGATAATGAAGCTGATGATCAGCGAATCGGTATTAGATTTAAGGAAACTGACCACTATAAAGCCACAGAGAGCTCTGTTCAAAAACACCCTGCCTGTAATGAGGAATCGAGAAGCACTTTAAACTCTCCTTGTTCCGATGAAGGGGAATCCAAGAATGGTGCAAGGGTCAGAAAAAACTACAGGGCGATACTTTTAGGTAAAAAAGCCGAAAGTGTGAGGACATTTGCGAAATCAGTTGCAAAAGTTGACCGGAGCCCCCGTGCTGCAGGAAAATTCGCTAGCAGTGAGGGATCGAATGAAGACTGTGCGGGCGCGAGCAAACGCAAACGAGCGAGCCCCAATATAGCATCTCTGAAAAAGCCCTTCAGATTCATGGCGAATTTTCCCTCTCCGCCGTCTCTTGTTATTGGCAGCGATGGAGATTTGAGTCCCGCTTACTCTTTTAACTCTTCAAGAAGTAACCAACTGCCTCATCGTTCTCACCCAGTGTGGAGATGGCAGCTCGGTCATTCAGTTGTTCCTCCCCCTCCAAGCCACAAATTCAGGAAAGCCTCTGTTATTCCGTGA